Genomic DNA from Gilliamella sp. ESL0441:
CTTTCCATTTTTTTGTTGATTGATGTTTTTTAGTTGATGAGTTTTTGGATTTCTTAAGGAATCTAACAATGATATGGATTCCCCATAAAATAAGCATACCCAAAAAACATTGTACACCTGTAATTTCGCCTAATGTATATCCAGCTTTATAAGAAGTTTTTACAATAGAGGAAAGTACCCCAAAGCTACATGCGCCTAAAAACACTAAAAAACCGCCTAAAAATTTTTCTTTCATAGTTATATCTCAAAACTTTTAACAACAATTTTGTCGATAATTATCGACAGACTAAAATACACAGGGTCAGACAACCCTGTGTTTCATTCTGTTCATTAAATTAATTATGATAATGAATACGAATTGATTTGATTTAGATAATAAACATTTTTTTATAATCCATTATATTAAATGATTAAGCTACTGCTTAATTTGTTTATTGCTTATATGGTGATAGTTAAAACTATAATAAAATAGGATAGCTAATATTAATGCATAAGATGCAAAAATTAGCCATATCATTTGCCAATCTTTAACTCCGTTATGAGTAAACATATCAACTACAAATCCACTTAATATTGAACCTAAGTAAGCACCAACCCCATTTACCATGGTCATAAATAGACCTTGTGCGCTTGCACGTATACTTGATTTGACTTCTTTTTCAATAAATATTGAACCGGATATATTGAAGAAGTCAAATGCACAACCATAAACTATCATTGATAGCATTAATAAAACAAAACCAAGAGGTGTTGGATCACCAAATGCAAACAGACCAAATCTTAAAGTCCAAGCTATAAGGCTTATCATTATCACTTTTTTAATCCCTAATTTTTTGAGGAAAAATGGGATAGTTAGGATAAATGCAACCTCAGCCATCTGTGATACAGAAGATAAAATAGCAGGATATTGCGAAATTAAGCTATCTTTAAATTCAGGGATTTTATTAAAATCACGTAAAAAAGTCGTACCAAAAGTATTAGTGATTTGTAAAATAGCGCCAATTAACATTGCGAATAAAAAAAACACTGCCATTGTTGGTTTTTTGAAAAGTATAAATGCGTCTAATCCTAATCGAGAATGCCATGATTGTTTTAGCATTTTATCGATAGTAATTTGGGGTAACGTTATACTGTAAATGACGAGTATAATTGATGCGATGCTAGCGACATAAAGTTGGGCATGACTCTGTTCTAATTTTAGTAGACTAATTATCCACATTGCAATAATAAAGCCTACAGTACCAAATACCCTAATTTTGGGAAATGCTTTCATTGAATCAATATTATTATTATCTAAACAGTGATAACTAATCGAATTAGATAATGCAATTGTCGGCATAAATGCAAAAGCATTAGCTAACATGACCCAAAATAGGGGAGTAGAATGTGTGATTGATGCCGCATAAAAAAGTACAACCGCACAGATTGAATGGCATAGCATATATAAGTATTTAGGTTGCAAAAATTTATCGGCAATAATGCCAATAATACATGGCATTATTAATGCTGCAAGTCCTTTTGAACTAAATACAAATCCAATTTCGGCTCCAGTAAAGTGTAACGTGTTACTCATATACGAACCAAAAGTTACTAGCCAGCTTCCCCAAATAAAATATTGGAAAAACATCATTATTTTCAATCTATTGCTTATGTTCATTACTGATACCTGATATAAAGTAAACCCTTAATACAACATCACAACAATAACAAAGTTAATTAAAAACGGGCTATAGTCTTACTAATTAATTGTAAAAAAGTTGATTTTACACGTTCTGCTGTCTCAATCACTTCTTCATGTCCAAGCGGCTGATCCAAAATACCACAAGCCATATTAGTTAAACAGGATATACCTATCGTTTTAATCCCTGAGTGATGTGCAATAATCGCTTCAGGAACCGTTGACATACCGACAGCGTCAGCACCTAATACGCGGATCATTCTGATTTCGGCTGGTGTTTCATAAGTTGGTCCTGTCCACCAAGCATAAACACCTTGGCGTAAGGTAATATTGAGTTCTTTAGCAACCTCTAAAACGGTTGAACGTAATTGTTTATTATAAAGTTCACTGATATCTAAAAAACGTACGCCTAGCTCGTCGTTATTCGGTCCAATTAACGGATTATTTGCCGTCAAATTAATATGATCAGTAATCAGCATCAAATCACCAGGATTAAAACTGGTATTCACTGCCCCACAAGCATTAGTGATAATCAGTTTTTCAACGCCCAACATTTTCATAACCCGCACAGGAAAGGTGACTTGATCTAAGGAAAATCCCTCGTAGTAATGAAAACGTCCTTTCATTGCAACCACTGTTTTATCGCCGCTTTGACCAATTACTAATTCATTAGAGTGTCCTACAGCAGCTGATTTTGCAAAATGTGGTATTGTGTCATAAGGAATATGGATTGCATCTTCAAGCGTATCGGCAAAAGGACCTAATCCTGACCCTAATATAATACCAATAGTTGGTTTTTTATTGGTTTGTTGTTGAATATAGCTAACCGCTTGTTGAATATCAGATGTTTGATGCATGGATGTATCCTTCAATTGTCTGTAGATGTTCGTGAGTATAAATTTTGATGATAATTCGTCTTTTCTGGATTACTGTACTATTCATAATTTCATTTTGAGAATGTATGGTTGCGTTATTACATATGACACGCCCCCTAAAATCGCAGTAGTATGTCATATCTTAAAAAATAATTAATCATCTTTTTTTAAAAACGAGAAAAAGATCACATAAAATTCATATTTAAATTCGTGTTTTTACTTATTCGCGTATACGATGACTACCTGAATAAATCACCCCTTTTTCATTTTTGAAAAAACCGATTAAGGTTAGATTACTTTTAACTGCCATATCTACAGCCAGCGATGTTGCAGCAGAAACAGCCATTAATATTTCAATTCCACAATTAATGGTTTTTTGTACCATTTCATAGCTGGCTCGGCTTGATACGACAACAATAGTTTCAGAAAAATTCGAATTATTCCTGAGTTGTTTAGCTCGAAAACCTAATAGTTTGTCCAGTGCAACGTGTCGTCCTATATCTTCGAAGCCAGCAATAAAATTACCTTGTAAATCAAGCAAGATTGCAGCATGGGTACACCCCGTTTGTTCACCAACGGGTTGGACACGTTTTAATGCCGACAATACCTGATTAAAATGGGATAAATTAATGGAATGATTTGAAGATAAAATAGGCAACAAGGTGCAAACTTGGTCTATCTGTTCAGTACCACAGATACCGCAACCTGTTCGACCGTTAAGGTTTCGGCGTTTTTGTTTAAGCTCAAAAAAACGTCGTGATGAGAGTTCAATATGAACTTCATAACCATTAATTACTTTGATAATTTCAATATTGTAGATTTCATCGATGGATTGAATAATACCTTCTGTTAATGAAAAACCGATAGCAAAATAGTCTAGATCTTTAGGAGTTGCCATCATAACAACATGTGATATACCGTTGTAAACCAAAGCAATGGGGGTTTCTATAGCTAAAACATCATGTTCTGAATGGATTGATTGATTACTGTTAAATTTTTTAACCGTAATATTTTCTAAACCAATTGTCATAGACTTTCTCTGGCTATCTGTTATAACTGAACGTTAAGGCTATCTAAATAGCCACTTTTTGTTATCTAAATTCGATAAAATATTGTATTAGCCTACTTAAAATTAGTTATAAGATTTTAATAATACATCTATAACTTAACGCTAATAGTTACTTATTATGATAAAATAGGCATCTATAATCAATTGATAATTTGTGATGAAATTATGTCATTAAATGAAATTACGCATACAATAATGCAATTTATTGAAAATCACCAAATCTGGGCTTTGCCAATTATATTTTTATTAGCATTTGGTGAATCGTTAGCTATTATTTCGTTAGTGGTTCCCGCAACGGCTATATTATTAGGTGCAGGCGCATTGATTGGTACAGGTACGCTTTCTTTTGTACCTGTATTAATTGCAGCTTCATTAGGCGCCGCTTTGGGGGATTTAATCTCATATTGGTTAGGTAAACATTACCATCATCAAGTCATCCATTCTTGGCCGCTTAAAAACCATCCCAAACTGGTCTTTCGAGCAGAACAGTTTTTTGAACGCTTTGGTACCTTAGGCGTTTTTATCGGTCGCTTTTTTGGACCGCTAAGAGCGATAGTGCCATTGATTGCTGGTGCTATGCATATGCCAACCACCAAATTTAATTTGGCTAACATTACCTCTGCACCAATATGGGCTTTTGTACTGTTAGCACCAGGGACTTTTGGTGTACCCTGGTTAGAAACATTTTTTGGTTAAACCGTTCCAACCATATAACTACGACGCCCACTTTTGCGACCCAAAGCTTCTAAATTGGTTTGTAACGGTGGGAAAGGGAGTGTCAGACCTTTTTCACGGTAGGCTTCTAAGATCAATTTATGGATTGCACTTCGTAACACCATGCGATGCCCCATTTCAGCAGCAAAAACACGGAGTTCAAATAATTGAATACCTTCTTGAATATCCACTAAAAAGACCTGTGGTTCAGGGTCTTTTAGAACATATTCGCATTCATCAGAGGCTTTTTGAAGTAATTCTATGACTAGATCACTATCGGCATCGATGGTAGCCGGTATCGTTAGTACAATTCGTGTAATCGAATCAGACAAAGACCAGTTAACCAGTTGTTCTGTAATAAATGCTTTATTTGGCATCACAATCTCTTTTCGATCCCAATCAACAATAGTAATGGCTCGTGTACTAATTTTTGTGATATTTCCTGTAAGATCGCGAATAGTTACGGTATCCCCGATACGAACAGGCTTTTCAAAAAGGATGATCAATCCTGAAATGAAATTAGCAAATATTTCCTGTAAACCGAAGCCTAAACCAACACCAAGTGCTGCAATTAGCCACTGTATTTTTGACCAATCTATCCCAACAAATGAAAATGCAATCGTACAGCCGATCATTAGAATGATATATTTAGAAATTGTTGATATTGCGTAACCTGTTCCTGGTGTTAAATCTAAATGTTGTAAAATACCCAATTCAAGTAAGGCGGGTAAATTTTTAACGAGTTGAACGGTTATTGTCATAACCAATATGGCAATACATAGTGATCCTAAAGTGATATATTGTTCAATTTCTGCTCCATTAACAATGGTGGTCGTCCCCCAAAGCTTTATATTATTCATGAAAGCAAAAGCAGAATGAAGTTCAGACCAGAGTAATATCATACTAATTAATGCAATTAACATAATGATTGAACGTACTAATTGCAATGATTGTGCACTTATCACATCCAAATCAATAACGGGCTCATCGACATTTTCAGACAGATCTTCTTCTGAAGTTTTCGCTCTTTGCATCCGTTCGAGACGGCGTTGTTTAGTTCGTTCAAATTCAATTCGACGTTTTTGTATCCACATCCACCGACGAATCATAAAATAAATGACTAATAATCCACCCCAAATAATGACCGAGGCTTCAAGACGACCTAATAATACTTGCGCTGTTGAGAGATAACCTAAACAGGCAGCAATAATGGCAAGCCAGGGCGCACTTAATAATATGATCCACAAAATATGACTAAGTAAATTATCCCCCATTCCCTTTTTATCAATATAAAGTGGTACGCCTGCGCGGTGAATGGAATTAGTCATGAACACTAATGCAAAACAAAGAATAATAAAAGCGGTACGTCCAATAGTTGCAGCAAATTGACGATTACTAAACTGATCAAAACTCATGACAATCATAACTAATGGTATGACTAACCATACAGATAACCGATAATATTTCATTGCGGCACGAACGCTATGTTCTGACCAACCAAAATGGGTTATAAATAGGCCATTTTGAGATGCCAAATGCGCTGAGATCATAAACACCCATAAAATGGGTGCTGCAGCATTCACACCATACCCGAGAGCAACAGCAACTGGATAATCCCAATTCAGCTGTAATGCATAACCAATAACTGCCCATAATATCGGAACCGGTAAAGCCATAACCACAGAATAAATGACAACTTCTATAGTGAGTGAATAATTATCTTGAGTAACCTTACCAACTCGAGATGCTGACTTATTTAAAAATAGATTGTATTTTAAGCGCATTTTAAAGTGCGCAAAAACTAATAAGAGTGAAATGATTAGTAAAAATAGTGATTTGGGAGTGACCAGTATTTGTATGGTTGCTTTATATAATTGTGATAAGGTATCAATAGAAAAGATAACATAATGTACATCTTTCGCTAAATTCAATGGAAAACTTAATGAAAGCGGATTAACATCGGCAACCCAGAAAAAATAACGATGTGCGGCATCATTAACTTCATCAATAGCATTAATTAATTGTTTATTGGCAATTTTTAATTTGGTTAGTTCCAATATAGTGGTATCTGTGCCTGAAATTAGTGTTTTTAATAATTCTCCTTGTTCGCGTATTAAACGTTTGTATTGCGAAGCTAGCTTGGAATTATTTAGAGAACCGACTATCACGGGATAACGGTCAAGTTCACTAAGACTATTTGAATAATTAAGTTGCTGAACTTTTGCATCGGCAATTTCAGCATCTAGCGCCAAAGATTTTGGCTTTTCAGGTAACCGTAGAAGTTGTTGGCGAAGAGTTTCACCAAGTGCGGTTGAAAAGCTTAACCACTCTCCTTGTTCATCGAGAGTGGCTAACGTATTTTGTACATGCGATATTTGCGTTGTAATATTGTTCTGTTCATTAATTATACTGGTTAAATGTGTTTTTTGATAATCCATATTTTGACGGAGATCTTCATTTTTTTCATTTAATTTTTTGATCACTTCCGAAAGTTGTTCATCATTATTAATCGTCGATAATGATTCTTCCGCCAGCGTAATTGTAGAAAAAAATATTAATAAACAATAAAAAAAACAACGCATCAACATAAACTTAGATCCTTTCGGCCAATTTTTTACCTACACGAGTTGTATCACCTAATTTAAGTTCAGAAGAAAATTCAACTGCATTTGAGGCAAAAAGTGTGATCACTGTTGAACCCAATTTAAAACAGCCCATGTCTTGACCTTTAGATAGTTTAATTTCGCCTGAATAAGTCCAGCGTTTCATGATACCTTCACGTGGCGGAGTAATAATGCCTTCCCATTCAACCTCGATACTTCCGACAATTGTTGCACCAACTAGAATTTGTGCCATAGGACCAAACTCAGTTTCAAACAAGCAGATAACACGTTCATTACGTGCAAAAATATTGGGAATGCTTTCTGTTGTGGCTTTACTTACTGAAAATAGCGAGCCAGGGACATAGATCATTTCTCGTAATATTCCATCACATGGCATGTGAAAACGGTGATAATTTTTTGGAGAAAGGTAAGTAGTTGCATAAGCGCCATTTTTAAAAAATTTGATCATATCAGGATGGCATGCAAGCAATGACTCTAATGTGTAAGTGTGTCCTTTTGCTTGTAATAATTGATTATCTTGGATATTTCCAAATTGGCTTAATATACCATCTGCGGGCATAACAACTGAATTATCAGATGTATCGATAGGACGAGCATCGTCTTTTAATTCACGAGCAAAGAAATCATTAAAAGTTTTATATTCGGTTATATTACTTATTTTAGCTTCACTTAGATCGATTTTATAAAGTTTACAAAAGCCTTTTATCAACCATGTGGTCACTTTTCCCAACGGTTTTTTTGCCAACCATCCAAAGATAACGGTAATTAACTGTTTTGGTAAAAGATACTGAATAATTGCTTTAAGCTGATTTAACATAGATAGCTCTCAAAGTTAGATAAAAAACGGGTCATTATAACAACATTTATTAGGAAAGTATCAAGTGAACTAAATTCGTTTATAGGTAGATTTGCAACTTGTTTTAAATTTCTATTATAAAATCCTGTAATAATGAAGATAAATGATTGCATGGTTTTGTAGTGAATAAAAATTTATATCTAATTACTTTTTGAGTAAAGATTAATTAATGATTGTTAATAGATGATTATCAATTTGAAAATCTTATTAAAGAAATAGATAAAACTTAACGCTCTCAAAAAAGTCATTTCCGAAGGTTTTAAGATTTAAAAAAAAACAGTTTTACTTGTCAATAATCGCTCAAAAAATCACCGTAAAATTTTGGCATAACTCCTTTTTTTAATTCACTTTTTTATATTTTATAACTAACAAATAACTCAATCTGTAAAATTTTTTTTAGCTTTAATTTTGATTAATCAAGTTCGTTAATTAGTTTTAATTTTCATTGATAAAACTTTAAAAAATAGTCATTTACAATTTTTAAAGATTAATATTAAATGCTAAGCGCAAAAAAGATATGGTTGTTATTTAAATTAATTTTTTTATTTGAAATTTAATAAAAATCAATTTTTTTTATGCGTTTTTGACTGTTAAGTGGAAATTATTTTTATACTGAAAAAAACATTAGTCTCATGATGTTATATCCGAAGTTTCTATATTGGTGATTTAAGCTAATAATTCGATATTCAGTAGTAGTAATAAGATGAAAGTTAACAAAATTAAAAACTCGAACGATTGGCAAGAATCATACAAACAATTTCGAAGCAAAATAGAAATATTGCGTTGTCCTAAATTAGATTATGGATTTAAGTGAGATTAATTAAAATATGAAAAAAAAATATAAATTAGTATGGAACGTATCACTCCAACGATGGATTGTGACTTCTGAAGTATTACGAAATGGAAAATCAAAATTAAAAAAAATATTAGTATTAACAGCATTAATGGGCACTTCCTATGTTTCTTATGCTGATTGTTATGCTGGTAACAAAGCGTATGCTAACCAAGGTTCAACATGCGAATTTTCGAACGGTGATTACTATGGTACTAATATATCTCGCATTGAAGGTGAAAATACAACTGCAATATTTACCGCTGATAAGGTAAAAATGATAAGTCCTTCTTATTCAAGTAATCACACGCTAGCGATAGGCGGCGGTAATGGGGGACCTCAAGTAGAAGGTGGGACGACAATATTTAATGGTGATTTGGAAATTATTGCGGGTAATAAAGTCTCTCGTGGTATTTATATGTACAATAAGGGTAGCTTATTAGTTAAAGGTGATTTAACGATAACTAAAAAAAACCCTACTGGCGCACCTCTGGAAGTTGTAAAAGATAACAATGT
This window encodes:
- a CDS encoding DedA family protein — its product is MSLNEITHTIMQFIENHQIWALPIIFLLAFGESLAIISLVVPATAILLGAGALIGTGTLSFVPVLIAASLGAALGDLISYWLGKHYHHQVIHSWPLKNHPKLVFRAEQFFERFGTLGVFIGRFFGPLRAIVPLIAGAMHMPTTKFNLANITSAPIWAFVLLAPGTFGVPWLETFFG
- a CDS encoding nucleoside permease; translation: MNISNRLKIMMFFQYFIWGSWLVTFGSYMSNTLHFTGAEIGFVFSSKGLAALIMPCIIGIIADKFLQPKYLYMLCHSICAVVLFYAASITHSTPLFWVMLANAFAFMPTIALSNSISYHCLDNNNIDSMKAFPKIRVFGTVGFIIAMWIISLLKLEQSHAQLYVASIASIILVIYSITLPQITIDKMLKQSWHSRLGLDAFILFKKPTMAVFFLFAMLIGAILQITNTFGTTFLRDFNKIPEFKDSLISQYPAILSSVSQMAEVAFILTIPFFLKKLGIKKVIMISLIAWTLRFGLFAFGDPTPLGFVLLMLSMIVYGCAFDFFNISGSIFIEKEVKSSIRASAQGLFMTMVNGVGAYLGSILSGFVVDMFTHNGVKDWQMIWLIFASYALILAILFYYSFNYHHISNKQIKQ
- the asd gene encoding archaetidylserine decarboxylase (Phosphatidylserine decarboxylase is synthesized as a single chain precursor. Generation of the pyruvoyl active site from a Ser is coupled to cleavage of a Gly-Ser bond between the larger (beta) and smaller (alpha chains). It is an integral membrane protein.), yielding MLNQLKAIIQYLLPKQLITVIFGWLAKKPLGKVTTWLIKGFCKLYKIDLSEAKISNITEYKTFNDFFARELKDDARPIDTSDNSVVMPADGILSQFGNIQDNQLLQAKGHTYTLESLLACHPDMIKFFKNGAYATTYLSPKNYHRFHMPCDGILREMIYVPGSLFSVSKATTESIPNIFARNERVICLFETEFGPMAQILVGATIVGSIEVEWEGIITPPREGIMKRWTYSGEIKLSKGQDMGCFKLGSTVITLFASNAVEFSSELKLGDTTRVGKKLAERI
- a CDS encoding purine-nucleoside phosphorylase, which encodes MHQTSDIQQAVSYIQQQTNKKPTIGIILGSGLGPFADTLEDAIHIPYDTIPHFAKSAAVGHSNELVIGQSGDKTVVAMKGRFHYYEGFSLDQVTFPVRVMKMLGVEKLIITNACGAVNTSFNPGDLMLITDHINLTANNPLIGPNNDELGVRFLDISELYNKQLRSTVLEVAKELNITLRQGVYAWWTGPTYETPAEIRMIRVLGADAVGMSTVPEAIIAHHSGIKTIGISCLTNMACGILDQPLGHEEVIETAERVKSTFLQLISKTIARF
- the fdhD gene encoding formate dehydrogenase accessory sulfurtransferase FdhD, with translation MTIGLENITVKKFNSNQSIHSEHDVLAIETPIALVYNGISHVVMMATPKDLDYFAIGFSLTEGIIQSIDEIYNIEIIKVINGYEVHIELSSRRFFELKQKRRNLNGRTGCGICGTEQIDQVCTLLPILSSNHSINLSHFNQVLSALKRVQPVGEQTGCTHAAILLDLQGNFIAGFEDIGRHVALDKLLGFRAKQLRNNSNFSETIVVVSSRASYEMVQKTINCGIEILMAVSAATSLAVDMAVKSNLTLIGFFKNEKGVIYSGSHRIRE